The following are encoded together in the Flavobacterium sp. TR2 genome:
- a CDS encoding thymidylate synthase yields MNKYHETLNKIITKGKRQENKKGSITFLHNEVLQLKPIDLLELFEGHAVAKKKLKDELTLFMAGERSTEAYREIGVSWWDYCGPILVNSYPTYFEQLPNLIEKINREKRSSKNYVLFLGSNNTESNQQPCLSLIQFQIDKGKLILSAYQRSSDANLGLPSDIYHLYLISKKIDVKLKSITLFLGNVHIYENNFELTKELISGQSVKFNLNVG; encoded by the coding sequence ATGAATAAGTATCATGAAACATTAAACAAAATTATTACTAAAGGCAAGCGCCAGGAGAACAAAAAAGGTTCAATAACTTTTCTGCATAATGAAGTATTGCAGCTAAAACCGATTGATCTTCTTGAACTATTTGAAGGGCACGCAGTTGCAAAAAAGAAACTTAAAGATGAATTAACTCTTTTCATGGCTGGTGAGAGGTCAACAGAAGCTTATAGAGAAATAGGCGTCTCATGGTGGGATTATTGCGGACCAATTTTGGTCAATAGTTATCCAACCTATTTCGAACAGCTGCCAAATCTTATTGAGAAAATTAATCGCGAGAAACGATCTTCTAAAAACTATGTGCTTTTTCTTGGTTCTAACAACACAGAAAGCAATCAACAGCCTTGTTTAAGCCTTATACAATTTCAAATAGACAAAGGAAAATTGATTTTAAGCGCATATCAGCGCAGTTCTGATGCGAACCTAGGTTTGCCTTCGGACATCTACCATTTGTACCTTATTTCGAAGAAAATCGATGTTAAATTGAAAAGCATTACGCTTTTTCTTGGCAACGTTCACATTTATGAAAATAATTTTGAATTAACTAAAGAGCTTATCTCAGGTCAATCAGTTAAATTCAATTTAAACGTTGGTTAA
- a CDS encoding nucleotidyltransferase encodes MARTIAEIQKQMLDRIAADETLSVLNSTSKTAIFRLFAYIIAFGIAVHESFFDQHFKEVKEMLDNDKAGSLPWYRTMALRFQYGFDLVQDKDYFDNAGATDEQIENSKIIKYSAVNEAENDTRIIIKIASEVDGALSDFEDSTQVEAIENYFKRIKIAGPKITIINYKADQLYLNLQIKRDVLVLDANGMSKLNGNYPVIEALEQFMKELDFNGELKLSALIDKIQQVPGVLDATLLSAQSSWINPDLGGYGVPQPIFISKIAESGYFKIVTYEDIAYVE; translated from the coding sequence ATGGCAAGAACAATCGCTGAAATACAAAAGCAGATGCTCGACAGGATTGCAGCTGATGAAACTTTATCAGTATTAAACTCGACCAGCAAGACGGCAATTTTCCGACTATTTGCCTATATCATTGCTTTTGGCATTGCGGTTCATGAATCGTTTTTTGACCAGCATTTTAAAGAAGTTAAAGAAATGCTGGACAATGATAAAGCTGGCAGTCTGCCTTGGTATCGTACAATGGCTTTACGTTTCCAATACGGCTTTGATTTAGTCCAGGACAAAGATTATTTTGATAATGCGGGAGCTACAGATGAACAGATTGAAAATTCTAAGATCATTAAATATTCGGCAGTAAACGAAGCTGAAAACGATACAAGAATCATTATAAAAATAGCCAGCGAGGTTGATGGAGCGCTTTCTGATTTTGAAGACAGTACACAGGTAGAAGCAATTGAAAACTACTTTAAAAGAATAAAAATTGCGGGACCTAAGATAACTATTATCAATTATAAGGCAGATCAGCTGTATTTGAATTTGCAGATTAAGCGCGATGTACTGGTTTTGGACGCAAATGGGATGAGCAAGCTAAACGGGAATTATCCTGTGATAGAGGCTTTAGAACAGTTTATGAAGGAGCTGGATTTTAATGGCGAATTAAAGCTTTCAGCCCTTATTGATAAAATACAGCAGGTTCCAGGCGTTTTGGACGCCACTTTACTAAGCGCTCAAAGCTCTTGGATAAATCCAGATTTGGGCGGTTATGGAGTTCCCCAGCCAATTTTCATTTCTAAAATAGCAGAAAGCGGATATTTCAAAATAGTAACATACGAAGATATTGCTTATGTGGAGTAA